The sequence below is a genomic window from Humulus lupulus chromosome 3, drHumLupu1.1, whole genome shotgun sequence.
aaatatttattatatattgtgTCAAATTTACAAGTAAAAAAATTGGTTTGTGAAAGTTTTTCAAGCTAcacaagataaaaataaaaaatattgtgaAAATTATATGGTGGCAGGGTTTTGAAGTTAATTCATGatgattatattaattaattaatttcatacaACATTGGATACCTATCATGTATTCTATTTAAAGTTCTTCAAAAATATGACATTGaattatgcatatatatatatacatgttacTAGATCACACCTGAAAATCATTGAATATTTTAATGTGCTTATAAAGAtggaaataaatttatatatacggCAAAGAAATGGTCcaaaaataattattcagaaagAATTAATATTTAAGGAAATTTTTAGATTCTTCCTTCATAGGGATGTTTTGGATTGTTACGTATTTAAATATTCTGCTACTTTATTTTCCTTTTCTGACACGTAAATATTTCTACGTAAAACTTCTTATTTTTcctataatagtaataataaataataataataataatacttccaaaaaataaataataatattgcTTGAGACAGAGACATATATACAAATCTTCTTACAATAAACTTAAGGTTTCCCACCAACTATGTCTTGAGGAcagtataatattaataataataaaaaaatcttgTATTGAACGAgtttttgattttttaattattattcaatttaagtaatttatatattttatttttatatacattttgttGATTTATGTGTAAAAGTAGAACTTCACTTGCATGATTgcattatcatcatcatcatcatattctttttttttttactttaaaagCAATGATAAGTATATTGTATTAAACATTTTTAATTGATGTAAAAGCTAGTGAAAATGACCAATTAATTTACCTTATAATATAATCCAAAACTTAAGTAAAGCATATCTTTCATTGGTTCACCGTTCACAAGCCACAATTGAATAAGTTCgactgatttttttttattattacaatgttattttacttataatttttaaaataagttaaaaaaatattatatttataaatttcaATGAAGGTGTaacttaattataatttaatttgtaGCTAGCTAATATGCACTTTATTCAAGTATTTTGTATAGTAGTTCTAGGTCGGAGGATAAGGTGAGTTTGTTAAATCTATTTGTCTTATTATTGTTGACATTTTCTAATccatttgataaaaaaaatattatatttatagttttttAAGGTTTATTTATGTTTTCTAAATTTCACTTAAGCACAAAGCAATCCAGCCTAACCAATTTTCaggaaaaaaaatgtaaaaactAAATCATATAACTTTGAAATTTGAATGAAATCATTAATCacattttaatattaatattaggcactttttttttacaatttttttaaccaCATAATTTATAAGGAGTGGAACCGTATAACTTATTATGTGTGACTAATAATATTCACATATCATTATTTGCACAAATAATATATATGAACAAAAAATATGTctcaacaaaaatataatttatacaCTTAAAGATATAATAAGTGTCTgattctatatatatttttttttaatcttatcaTTTAGAGCATTGTTTATACATTTTTAAACTctatattttgtctcattacctgtttggaccctgtattttgacaaattttttttgaccctgtgttttgtaaaatggttcaaataggcccctaaacctaattttgatgaaaaaaattgagtataacaacacagtttttaggcagaatgactgtattttttttctgagttgttagtttaatgaattatttatgattttagctAAAAAATactttgatcaaaatcaggtttagggatctatttgaactattttagaaaatacagggtccaaaaaataatttattaaaatacaggagccaaacagataatgagacaaaacacaaagtttaaaaaattataaacccTTTTAAAAATTGCTAAAGAAATTATCTTTTAcattttttgcttttttttttgtatatatatttatattttttcacttcaatggatattataagttattttggtgaaaaatatatgattaatgactggttttttttctttctgatgAAGAATTCATGAATGGTTAAGAATGAGAGAGAACTAATTTTGGGGCAATAATCCAAGATgagagaaataaaataaaataaaataaaaattaataatttaaatatggGAAGTGAGAAGTGAGAGATGGAGCATTGACTAGGGTAAGGGACCACAAAAGGAAAAGGCTGCCGTACGGACCACCCATTTGGACAGCtgcaatgcaatgcaatgcagCGCAATACTCCACAAAACGCAACGTGCGCACTGAGCACCGTGTCCACATCATTGCCCTCACATGCACCACCTCTCCTGCACGTGTTCTCCTTTTTCACACCCTATTACATCAATAGGGCTATGAGGCACTTAAGATGTGACTATGTTAGGGGTGTGCCATTATTCAAGTCCAAACATTTTATTTTACTAAGAGCACCCGCATTGCATATTCTATCGAGGTGGgtcaagttttttgaaaaaaactCAAATTTCTCAGTTACTCAGTCTCGATCTATCTTATGAACTACATCAACAAAAAACcagatattgcatattaaaaagAAAACCCTCATCTTCGCGTACTTGGGAGTTGTTTCGCCTACTTCGAAATTGTTTGGTTGCCTCTGGGTGCTTCCGGTCCGATGTTCAAGTGCTGGTTCTGAAGCCCTTCTCTAACAATGCTTCTCTTctccgatttcgttgggttgcgACAAATTCAAATGTGGGTTTTGAGAGTTTTTTTGGTTTGGGACCGAGAGTGAGAGGGAATATAGAGAgactgagagagaaagagagagtcaGAACAAATGGCAGTGGTATTTTGGGTACTAAGGTAAATAGTAGGACCAAAATGATACTCATATAGGTGAtagggtattttttttttaatacaatccCCTTAtatgcattaaaagtcaaatttcccaatGTAAATTTGTAATGGCATAACTGTAAATACAAATTAGTAAAATACAGCTTTTTTGCTAacatttgtaaatatatgttacaGATTTGTAAACACCTGTTATATGTtcgtaaataatatttataaaaaccAATTACAGAAAAtcattttttgtaaaaatatttaCAAACTCGTGAAcatatgttacatgtttgtaaacaatatttaaatatatatatgtatatatgaagtttattttatgaaaaaaaatatttacaaatttatgaagatatgttacatgtttgtaacTCATAATTACTAATTTTGTAACAATTATTACAAAATTGTGAAacctaattatatttttaaaacataaaaataggagtctcttttaatttatatgtaCAACAACATATGTTTTATTTGTCTAATAAAAAAAGGTAAATAGTGTAAATATCTAAATCTCACATgaataaaaactaaaacaaaaaacaaaaattaagcaTTTTCAATTGAAGAGGAGAAGTTTTCTCTTCAACTTAATATATATCAGAGTTAGAAGAAGCTCTAATGACCACATTATTCACAAAAGAGGAACCAGACCCAAATAATTATGGGCAAACTCTAGAACACGTTGacatcaaaacccaacaaaaagcaATGCAATAGAAATTAATGGGTTTACTCTTCAAGCCACAAATATAAAGGAGGAGAAATAGAGAAAGAGATAGTGAGTCCACTACAAAAACTAAAGAGAGGAACAGTGAGAATGGGTGGCGGGAATGGGTAGAGAAAATTGGTTTACTATAgagattttttcataaatatggctttttagccattaatatgcaaaaatatggtaattaaacttttcttagtttgtatggacaaatttaattaaaaaaaatcagattatgggaaaaaaaatatagcataataattattttttacaaaaatatggcataaaaatgatttttttacaaaaatatgagaaaaaaatcccataaaaaggAATACAAGTTTTATaaagccataaaataatacttgtaaaacaaaaaccatatttttgaaaaatttattgaaaaacccatatagaatgtaattttcactttttaataTGGTAGTGAAAATGGTGAGAATGGTGATTGACAATGATAGAAATGAGTAGTGAGAATAGAGAGAGTGGAAATCTTAAAAAATGTGGGAAAATAGAGGGGGAAAGTACGGGTCACCGTATAAAAGCTATAAATATCCGTAAatgtaatattaaaaattatatttttcatataAATTGTATATATCAAATTTTTTGAAAGATTACTCTGAGTTGTATAATTTTTCCTTAAACTTTTGGGAGGTGATTCACGATGTGATCACCAATCTATTTCCTGGTTTTTAGcttttctatatatttttattttgataaataaaaatACTTTACCAAAATATCACTTTATCTATTTTAACTTAAACTTTTACATTACAATAAACatcaacttttttatttattttttctctattttatttAAGGATGATTCTGGCGTCCCTCACAGGACTAAGTTCTTTATGTGGGGCTCAGAAATTTGTCAAGTGTCAAAGTTACATTGGTATAAAAATGTTGACTTTTGAGTATTATGACTTGGTATAACCGGTTGTATAACCGGTTGTGATTTTTTAGTTGGCACTGTTTTAGTAAGTGGGGGGTAGAAAGGTAATTTTAGGTCCAATAAATAATATAGTTGAGGGTTTTATAGTAAATATAGGTAAGAATTGAGACTTATTTACGATTGTGGACACGTAACTATTTGACTGCTACTAAGTAACTATTATAATTGACTTAGacaaatgtataataaaataacgTAACAAAAACTGAagttgttataatttttttatgccTGTGTTGAGGGTCCTCATTGAATACCTGAAACGCATCAGAGAGGCAGCAACTGACGGGGTAAACGCGGATGAGGGTGTTGGAGACAAAATAATCTACGTTGAAGCCAAACTTGAGGAATTGGGAGTGAAGAGCTCAAGCGATGGAAATGGCGTCGGTATTTCCAGGGCCTAGCTGAGCGCAGACATTGAGGACAAAGGGGAAGGTGTGAAAGTCAGGAGGGAGGGAGAGGCGGCGCATGCGTGAGCAGAGGAGGAGAAACTGTAGCAGTGAGGAGAAAAAAGAGTGGGCTCTCATGATGTTGTTGAAGGAATATGTAGATGGGTTTTGAATGAGGTTGAAGAGAGAGAGGGCATAGCTCAATCCGCCATTGTTATTGTTGTGAGAAAGTGAAGTTGCAGAGAAGAGGAAAGTGGTGAGCAATAAGTGGGCATGAGAGGAAGAGAGGAGGCCAGTGACGATGGAGTGAGCGTGAAGTTGATGGAGTTGTTTGAGAGTAGTGCAATGATTCAGTATCACTTTGCTGACATTGTTGCTATTGTTGAAAGAAGTAGTAGCTCTGAGTAGAATGAGAACAAAATACCTTTTTATTTTTGGGGTTCCCAATCCCAGTCTTAGTCCCACCATGGTGTTTTAGTTGAAAACTCCATGACTTTTCTTGAACTAGTTATTCTAATAAGATCACTTTAAAATCAGGTTATATATTTTTGGAGCCTATATTTGAGTGTTTGGAATTAgtaaaaaataaacaatatatttttttagaaaacgGTAGTTGGTTTATTTCTCAACTAAAAGGGTATCAAAgggtatatatgtattttagcATAGTTTGACCCAAAAGCCATAATCCAACCGTCCACCCTATATCCAATGGCTCAAAAATACATGAAGGATTAAATCCTTCAAATCTAAGTGAAGGACTAAAGAAGCCccctttatttaaatattatatatttaatatgttttattaattttaaatattttccttAACTATTAATAATAccgttatattttttaatatttataatatttacctatatatttttttaaacaattaatattgtaatattattataatatacgTTATTTATATATTACATAAAGTACATATAACTGgtaattaaatcaaattaaaaaataataatatattaaaaatcattaatattgtaatattattataatataaattatttatatattatataaagtatatataattagtatcaaatcaaattaaaaaaataatatataaaaaattaatttttaatgtgccctatatataaagaaagagataatatatttgtatatgtggaaaaaaaacatagaatatatatatatatatgtggtgaAAGAGATTCAAAAAtgttaaaatatttttgaaaGAGCTCTAAAGATTAGATGCATGTGGAGATGTACTATCCATGAGGTAAAATATTGATATATTATAGTTCATCTATCGGAgacattttaaaattttgagcTATATTTTAGCTAAATAGCTATTATAGCTTATTTATTGTGAGTGGTCTAATTAAATCCAATCTAAATAGTAATTtgattttaaaaatcaatatccaATCCAAATCGATTTTTTTTTATTGGATTCCGatttagaatctgatttttatGGTTAACttataatcataaaaaaatataaaagttaaAGTTCAATTAggttatgtgtttttttttagaatttaatTTTCTAATCAAGTAGGAGGGTGCAGGAAACAAGTAAACAACTAATAATAGtgcaatataaatattttttaatatatattttctgTAATTAGATTAGATcaatttttaattgaatttttatCCCGTTATCAAataaccgatccaatccaatccaattataatTGAATATCTAATAATTTGTAATTAGATTGGATTTGATGGATTCAATGTAATTAGATTGGATCATGCCCACCCCTAGTTATGTACAATTAAATTTCAACTCcaacatattttattttaaagaaaatgTGTAATTCCTTGTTAAAATACTCACTTGATCTagcattaattttaatattttaaattagaatttgtaaaattcattaaatttaactATCTTAAATATTTTGAGAGGGGAAAAAAATATACTAATGATCATATAAATCCAACAAATTTTAAACATTATGCATTTtgtcataaaaataaattaatgatCACACTAAAACATGTCATAAAAAATATATGGACAATAAATTGAAAACATTACTAAAATGCATGCATAAAAAATCAATTGGTTTTTCATTTTAAGTTGTAAAcaactatttttaaaattgaggacattatttttaattacaaaGTCTTTAATAGTGGGTTCCTTTCCACCATCAAATTAAGTGTTAGttccttataaaataaaaataaaagtaagtGTTGGCGAAATTTTCACAAAAATGATTTtagatttatatttatatttttcttcaaataattattttactaaagaACATTTTGAATTGTGAAGGTTTCctatctttattttttaaaaaactaatcTTACTTTGCTGAAATTTAGAACTGTTTCTCAATGTATCTAGCTATTTTGTTTAAGATTTACTTTCACTCCAACCTATTAATTATTATatcaaaattatgaatatgcatTTCAAACTTCGAAAACTACACGAACTCTTTTATAAATGGAATAAGCTCACACATTAAATTAAAGTTGATACAAAAAGAACTAATTTATTATAAGTGAGAAATACTAATTCtctttttcagaaaaaaaaaaaacttaatattGTACTTTTGTGACAATCAATGTAGTACAGTGTAGTTGGGAGTTCGAAGTAGTTGATGAGAGAGAGAAAtctaaacaaaaataattattagaTGTGTCAAACTCttttgacaatttttcccttataaaaacaaatttaattaattaaatcttaaTATTATTTTTGGAAATTGACATGGTAGGGTATTTAAAAAGATCTATACGGTTGAGATTATTTTGTCTTTCTTTTAtaattgtgtatattgtagttatttagagtattctgcaaaatttttagaaaattataaataatttacaatgccaaaaattaatttaaaaacaaGTTATTGCACGCGTGACAAATTTTTTTATACGCATAGAaaataatatgtttgaacctaattttcgacattgtaaattaattaaatttttttaaaaatttataagatgttctaaataactataatatatacaattataaaaaaattgcGGAGAAAATTATTCACAGTTACaaaatattcaattatttttacCTATAAATTAACATTTTTGAAGAGTAAGAGCACTCACATTGGGTGAGTTATATtaccaaaatatgtaaaaaaTAGCTAAAACTAACAAAAATGGGTATACATTGGATGAtgtattttacaaatatttttacataaaGCTACAGTACCAAGCTATATTTAATGAATACTATTCATCATTTAAcccaatattataatattaaaatatattaggatattattgatagttataaaaaatatttgaaatgaataaaaaatgtttgaaaatataatatttaaatgatataaagaaaaaaatagagaatctgatgtatggtaaaatgtaaaacttagaggtaaaatagaaaaatgtgtgtttttgaGAGGTATTTTAAAAGTTGAAGAAGAGCACCGGACGAGAGTGTTCTAAAAGAAGTCTGTTGAATTTGAATAGTTGTTGTTTTAACTTTTACAATATCTACAGTTTGAAGCGTCAATTGCATGCAATCTCAGCTACTCAAAGCTTGCCACGTCAGCGCATAATCCAGCTGGCACTTGAAAGAAGAAACGACAAAGAGGAAAAGCAAATCCAAACAAGGGAATCTAGTGTgtgtttcattattattattattattattgtttatttttttaatttcccgGGAAACACTTTTGCCAGATCTGTTTGATAATCACTATTAAattaaacacaaaaaaataaaaataaaataaattcacgCACTCGAAAGAacctttgtattaaaaaaaaaaaaaaaacaacggcAGCTAGTTCTTTTATTTCCTTCAAATTTTCCCCAGCCAAAAAGGAAGAAAAGGACAaaggtttgtttttttttttttttttttttttggtttttttaaaaagaaattgtTATGAGAAACTGACTTTTTAACTGAAGCAAAATGTGGGTTTTGTAGAGGCATTCCTTTATAGTCGGCAAAACCCATTGTTATTTCTTCTTCTGTGGGAGATTGCTTTGCTTTCTTGTTGAGAATTGAAAAAGCTATAGCTTTTCAGCACCGAATTTCCCGACCTTTGTGTTCTTCTtttaaaaattcaaacttttcTTGCTTCGTTtcttttttaattgttattattatCAACATTTTGTGGGTGTTTGGTGGAAAGGAAAATGTTCTGAAGCTGACTAACTCCTTATATTCAATGAATTTGCTTTtcatatatagaatatatatgtatttatgtttttgaaGATCGggtttttttttagattaatgGGTTTTACAGTTCATACCTTGTCATAAACACGCGTTAACTTTCCGTGTTGATTTTtggctttattattataattattatttttcttcgtTTTGTGCTGGGTTGCTTCCATTTTCACACCAGATCTCCATTTGGCTTTGCTTGCAGTACATTCAGACATTCTTCCCGGGTAAACATTCATTATTACTCTCCTTGTCCTTTGGaactatttctttcttttttcccttaAAAAAAAAAGCTCTGAAAACTATGATAAAAGGGTATGCTTGGTTTCTGGGTACTCGGGAATAGAGGCTAATGTTGGAATATTTATGGTATTTGGATCTTATGTTTAATTTTGTTTTGGGTTTTGGGCTTAAAATCTTTGAAATATTTAGTATTTAAGACTATTTCTTTTTCCCATTTTCCAAGCAAGAATAGAACATGCAATTGTTTGATTCTACCTTATTTTGTCTGAGAATTTTGGGATCTAAGCTTGATGTTGTTTTCAATGGTGAATGCAGATCAAATTTGGGTTGCTCTGGTAGAAGTTTGAGTTCTGTGTTTTAAGCTGGGAATTTGTACTGATTTCAACACGAAGAATAGTTGGCTGGTTATTCTTTGTACTGGGTTTAGTTGGGTTTAGTATGCTTTTGAGACAAAGCAGTGTAGTTTGAAGGTTTAAGCCTGGAAAAAAAGAAGACTGAGATGGCATCTGGTGAAGGGAGGCTACACCATCATAATCTTGTACCTCTTGCTGCACTGATCAGCAGAGAAATGAAAACTGAGAAGATGGAGAAGCCTACTGTGAGATGTGGACAGGCTGCTCAATCCAGGAAAGGAGAAGACTATTTTCTCATAAAGACTGATTGTCAACGAGTCCCTGGAAGTCCTTCATCTACATTCTCTGCATTTGCGGTACTTTCCCTTTCTCTTATCTTCTACTAGTTTAGATACTATGACTTTCAAGACTTGAATCTGGGAGTGTATCTATGATTCTTATATTCTGAGTCACTAGGTTTTCTTTGATTGCTTGGGTTGGATTTTGTATGTAAAATACtggtgctttttttttttttctatgctaAATCTGGAGATAACTTGTCATCTGTGTAAATGAATATTTTTTGTTAGCTCAAAACACTTCTGTTGTGTTATTGCTTTCACTGTTTGATTGTTATACACTGTGCACTGAGTTTATTTCTCAATAGTTTATAAGCCATTTGCTTCTTTTTCTTATCTGGTGGTAAATTTTAGATATTTGATGGGCACAATGGAAATGCGGCAGCAATATATACAAGAGAGAACCTGTTGAATCATGTGCTTGGTGCCCTTCCCCGCGGCCTAGGGCGGGAGGAGTGGCTACAGGCTTTACCTCGGGCATTGGTTGCCGGGTTTGTAAAGACAGACAAAGAATTCCAGAGCAGAGGTATGGATGGACTATGGAGTTTCCCTTTCTTTTACTTCTCTTTTAGTTTTCTGATTTGACCCAGTTTTATTGTAAACTTAAGTAACTGATTCTTCTTgtcttattattattgttgttgttatcttCAGGTGAAACTTCTGGAACTACAGCCACGTTTGTAATAGTTGATGGGTGGACGGTGACGGTGGCATCTGTTGGAGACTCCCGTTGTATTTTAGATACTCAGGGAGGTGCTGTTTCGACTTTAACTGTTGATCATAGACTTGAAGAGAACGTAGAAGAGTACGTGCTTATTTTATAATGAATCGCTTGATATTTGCCTTTTGGATAAAAATTCTTATTGTTTGTTCTGTTTCTGTAGGAGAGAACGCGTTACTGCTAGTGGCGGTGAAGTTGGGAGGCTTAGTATTGTTGGTGGAGCAGAGGTGCGGGTGCTTTTATATCGTACTATTTGGTTTTACATGTTACGTATAGATGATTGTTTGATCGTTGGTGGATTGAGATTTTATTGTCCGTTGATTGACATTTACAGATTGGTCCACTTCGATGTTGGCCTGGGGGTTTATGCCTTTCTAGATCAATTGGAGACATGGATGTTGGAGAGTTTATAGTTCCAATACCATATGTCAAGCAAGTGAAGGTAATCTTCTTTAGCATCTTAAGCTCGTTGTTGTATTGTTGAAGCTCGACGAGTCTAAGATAAGCTCTGACATCCTCTATGGTGTTATAGCTATCGCGTGCAGGTGGCAGGCTTATAATCGCTTCTGATGGCATCTGGGATGCTTTATCCTCAGATATGGCCGCAAAGTCTTGCCGTGGATTGCCAGCCGAACTTGCTGCTAGACAAGTTGTAAAGGTGATTTCAATGATTCCAATATGCTATTTCAACTAAAAAGTAATCTTTGATGGCATGATCTTCTAATTGCTTTTGATGAATGATCCTTCAGGAGGCTTTAAGGACAAGGGGCCTAAAGGATGATACAACCTGCGTCGTTGTTGACATAATTCCTCCAGATACGCCGGTACAGCCTTCTACTCCTCCAAAAAAACAGAACAAGCTTAGATCTCTGTTTAGGAAGAAGTCCCGTGATTCTGTCAGTAAACTTTCGAAGAAACTATCAGCTGTTGGAATCGTTGAAGAGCTTTTCGAGGAAGGCTCAGCAATGCTTGCAGAAAGGTTCGCTTCTCCTCTTGTGACATGGATTATGTACCTAATCTTGTTTCAATTTTTGCTTATAATGTGAATTTGGCTACATGAACAAGTATTTCACCTAATGTTAATATTGATTCGAGTTATCGTGTTAACAATCAGGAATAGATGTTTTGCCAGTTCTGCTTTTCGAGCAGAACTTCCACTTCTCATGTTCCTTACAGATTAAATCATTTTCGCCTTGCAGACTAGGAACCGAGGAACCAATGGGGCAATCAACAACCGGACTATTCATGTGTGCTGTGTGCCAAGTTGATCTTGCTCCAAGTGAGGGCATCTCAGTTCATGCAGGCTCCATCTTCTCCACCAGCGCGAAGCCCTGGCAAGGGCCTTTTCTCTGCTCTGACTGCCGAAATAAGAAGGATGCCATGGAAGGAAAGCGCCCTAGTGGAGTTAAAGTAGCATAGAGCCTTTAATGTTTTTACATCACCATTCTTTAATTAACCctttaatttcatattttttttaattcccTTTCCCTCAATCCATTTCCTTATCTTAGGCCAGGCATTGTTTAAATCTTACTTTCATTTTGCATCAAAATGTATATGTAATGTGGACAAAATAATGTAAAAAGAGTGTTAGCAATGGAAAAGTATTTGGTTAAAGAAAGATCAACTCATGCATGTGCATAATTGAGATCTTGCTCGGTtacttgttattattattattttctatgttTAGATTTATAACCCATAACAGGTTATGTCCAACAAGTAATCCACAACAGCTGGATTTTGTGTGTCGTTATTTTATGGGCTGTTTTTTTTTGTCTAGACATTCCTTTAAGCTTTTTTATAGATAAAAAGCTACCTATCAACTTTCTGTTAACTGGCCTTTATACTTGTCTTTAAGTACTTAGATAATGCACGTACATTTGGACGTAACTAAAAAAGAtagaaaagataaaaaaaaaatatagatttaAGTACATGGTGAGGTGTGGTGTTTAAGTACTCTATTAATTGAGACAACCAATTTTTCTTTATAGGCATATTTAATGTGTATAGAGGTTTTGTCTATTATTTGGTAGAAGAAAGACATTACtactgctttttttttttttttttttccgaaGGACATTACTACTGCTTTTGAAAACGATGAAACAAAGGAGTTGCAGTTTTTGGGAACTTGGACCCGATGGGAGAGAAGAGCGAAGACAACTAGTCTGATTTTTGCAGAGAATTAAATAAAGAGAAGAGAGGAGATTTGAACAGATCAGCCACCCACATCTCTCATCAATTCTCATCTATTCCCACGTGTTAAGGTTCTATAATAGCGGACGAGAGCAACTCTAACATA
It includes:
- the LOC133821906 gene encoding probable protein phosphatase 2C 15 — translated: MASGEGRLHHHNLVPLAALISREMKTEKMEKPTVRCGQAAQSRKGEDYFLIKTDCQRVPGSPSSTFSAFAIFDGHNGNAAAIYTRENLLNHVLGALPRGLGREEWLQALPRALVAGFVKTDKEFQSRGETSGTTATFVIVDGWTVTVASVGDSRCILDTQGGAVSTLTVDHRLEENVEERERVTASGGEVGRLSIVGGAEIGPLRCWPGGLCLSRSIGDMDVGEFIVPIPYVKQVKLSRAGGRLIIASDGIWDALSSDMAAKSCRGLPAELAARQVVKEALRTRGLKDDTTCVVVDIIPPDTPVQPSTPPKKQNKLRSLFRKKSRDSVSKLSKKLSAVGIVEELFEEGSAMLAERLGTEEPMGQSTTGLFMCAVCQVDLAPSEGISVHAGSIFSTSAKPWQGPFLCSDCRNKKDAMEGKRPSGVKVA